The proteins below are encoded in one region of Micromonospora sp. DSM 45708:
- the sodN gene encoding superoxide dismutase, Ni: protein MRLPRILTPRVTASAHCDLPCGVYDPAQARIEAESVKMICEKYQANTDPEFRTRAILIKEQRADLVKHHLWVLWTDYFKPAHFEKYPHLHQLFNEATKLAGAAGAKGGTDPAKADELLSKIDEISKIFWETKQA, encoded by the coding sequence ATGCGCCTTCCTCGCATCCTCACGCCCCGGGTGACCGCCAGCGCCCACTGTGACCTGCCCTGCGGCGTCTACGACCCGGCCCAGGCCCGGATCGAGGCCGAATCGGTCAAAATGATCTGCGAGAAGTACCAGGCGAACACCGACCCGGAGTTCCGCACCCGCGCCATCCTGATCAAGGAGCAGCGGGCCGACCTGGTCAAGCACCACCTGTGGGTGCTCTGGACCGACTACTTCAAGCCTGCGCACTTCGAGAAGTACCCGCATCTGCACCAGCTCTTCAACGAGGCCACCAAGCTGGCCGGTGCGGCCGGCGCCAAGGGCGGCACCGACCCGGCCAAGGCCGACGAGCTGCTCTCGAAGATCGACGAGATCTCCAAGATCTTCTGGGAGACCAAGCAGGCGTGA
- a CDS encoding S24 family peptidase: MPVLITGPSMSPTLRHGDAVLVRTGGRPVRAGDVVVAVFRSRPDLLVVKRAVEPRDGGWWLRGDNDLVTDDSRAYGVADVRGRVVARWWPRPGWIRGRQG; the protein is encoded by the coding sequence ATGCCCGTGCTGATCACCGGCCCGTCCATGTCCCCGACGCTGCGCCACGGCGACGCGGTGCTGGTCCGCACCGGTGGACGACCGGTCCGCGCCGGCGACGTGGTGGTTGCGGTCTTCCGCAGCCGCCCGGACCTGCTGGTGGTGAAGCGCGCGGTCGAGCCGCGCGACGGCGGCTGGTGGCTGCGCGGCGACAACGACCTGGTCACCGACGACTCCCGGGCCTACGGGGTGGCCGACGTCCGGGGCCGGGTGGTGGCGCGATGGTGGCCGCGTCCGGGATGGATCAGGGGCCGGCAGGGGTAG
- a CDS encoding NAD(P)-dependent malic enzyme, producing MSASTPDPADPVFRLHLGGKMAVASTVPLTSREDLSLAYTPGVARVCEAIAADPDLADTYTWVSHTVAVVTDGSAVLGLGNIGPRAALPVMEGKAVLFKQFGGVDAVPVCLDTQDVDEIVAAVRAIAPSFGGINLEDISAPRCFEVERRLDEALDIPVFHDDQHGTAIVVLAALRNAATLLNRKLGDLRVTVSGAGAAGVAVTKMLIAGGVDPARVVVCDSRGIIGRHRELTGTKAELAELTNAEGRHGDVTEALRGADVLVGVSGGQIPEAAVAGMAPGGIVFALANPTPEVHPEVAARHVAVVATGRSDYPNQINNVLAFPGVFRGALDAGATRVTDAMKVAAADAIAGVVAGSLTADAIVPSPLDPRVAPAVAEAVAEAARRDGVARR from the coding sequence ATGTCTGCGTCCACCCCGGACCCCGCTGATCCCGTCTTCCGGCTCCACCTCGGCGGCAAGATGGCCGTCGCCTCCACCGTGCCGCTGACCAGCCGGGAGGACCTCTCCCTGGCGTACACCCCGGGGGTCGCCCGGGTCTGCGAGGCGATCGCCGCCGACCCCGACCTCGCCGACACCTACACCTGGGTGTCGCACACCGTCGCCGTGGTCACCGACGGCTCCGCCGTGCTCGGTCTGGGCAACATCGGCCCGCGCGCCGCGCTGCCCGTGATGGAGGGCAAGGCGGTGCTGTTCAAGCAGTTCGGCGGCGTGGACGCGGTCCCGGTCTGCCTGGACACCCAGGACGTGGACGAGATCGTCGCGGCGGTCCGGGCGATCGCGCCCTCGTTCGGCGGCATCAACCTGGAGGACATCAGCGCGCCGCGCTGCTTCGAGGTGGAGCGCCGGCTGGACGAGGCGCTCGACATCCCGGTCTTCCACGACGACCAGCACGGCACCGCGATCGTGGTGCTGGCCGCGCTGCGCAACGCGGCGACGCTGCTCAACCGCAAGCTCGGTGACCTGCGGGTGACGGTCAGCGGCGCCGGCGCGGCCGGCGTGGCGGTCACGAAGATGCTGATCGCCGGCGGCGTCGACCCGGCCCGGGTGGTGGTCTGCGACTCGCGCGGCATCATCGGCCGGCACCGCGAGCTGACCGGCACCAAGGCCGAACTGGCCGAGCTGACCAACGCCGAGGGCCGCCACGGCGACGTCACCGAGGCGCTGCGGGGCGCGGACGTGCTGGTCGGTGTCTCCGGCGGTCAGATCCCGGAGGCGGCGGTGGCCGGCATGGCCCCCGGCGGCATCGTCTTCGCGCTGGCCAACCCCACCCCGGAGGTGCACCCTGAGGTGGCCGCCCGGCACGTCGCGGTGGTCGCCACCGGCCGCAGCGACTATCCCAACCAGATCAACAACGTGCTCGCCTTCCCGGGCGTGTTCCGGGGCGCGCTGGACGCCGGGGCCACCCGCGTCACCGACGCGATGAAGGTGGCCGCCGCCGACGCCATCGCGGGCGTGGTGGCCGGATCGCTGACCGCGGACGCGATCGTGCCGTCCCCGCTGGACCCGCGGGTCGCCCCGGCGGTGGCCGAGGCGGTCGCCGAAGCCGCCCGCCGCGACGGGGTCGCCCGCCGCTGA